In Penaeus chinensis breed Huanghai No. 1 chromosome 19, ASM1920278v2, whole genome shotgun sequence, a single genomic region encodes these proteins:
- the LOC125035125 gene encoding PRKCA-binding protein-like isoform X2, which produces MEFDDDFYLEEDKLGMTVTSGSVNLEKDDSNLIGISIGGGAKYCPCLYVVQVFDNTAASRDGTLQSGDEITGVNGVNVKAKSKQEVAQLIQRSEGTVTIQYNKLHADPKQGKTLDIAMKKVKHRLVENMSSSTADALGLSRAILCNDSLVKKLDDLQRTEDMYGSLMDHTKRLLKAFFDLCIVYKRFGDIFCEIGVRELQQSANEAFNQFGEAHRQMEKFGIQMLKRLKPILSDLGTYLHKAIPDTRLTIRRYADTKFEYLSYCLKVKEMDDEEMQFAQLQEPLYRVETGNYEYRLILRCRQDARAKFAKLRSDVLVKLELLDSKHVQHLTEQLTRLISGLATYHSQCQELMHDKHWFPIELDMIGTTLQSDNRCDSIQSEEDDEELLDTEGATEATEAELVQPLADLTLNDNKPQQEVKTGNFEDINLLGDF; this is translated from the exons ATGGAATTTGACGATGACTTTTACCTCGAGGAAGACAAGCT GGGTATGACAGTCACCTCAGGCAGTGTCAACCTTGAGAAAGATGACAGTAACCTCATCGGCATTAGTATTGGGGGCGGAGCTAAATACTGTCCGTGTCTCTATGTTGTCCAG GTCTTTGACAACACCGCAGCATCTCGGGATGGCACCCTTCAGAGTGGAGATGAGATCACCGGGGTGAATGGAGTCAATGTGAAGGCGAAGTCTAAGCAAGAAGTGGCACAGCTCATACAGCGGTCAGAG GGTACTGTTACTATTCAGTACAACAAATTACATGCCGACCCAAAACAAGGAAAAACGTTGGACATTGccatgaaaaaagtaaaacacagaCTGGTAGAGAACATGTCTTCATCAACTGCAGACGCCCTTGGCTTGTCCCGGGCTATATTATGCAACGATTCTCTTGTGAAGAAGCTGGATGACCTTCAGAGAACAGAAGACATGTATGGGTCATTAATGGATCACACCAAGAGATTACTGAAGGCATTCTTTGACCTCTGCATTGTTTATAAAA GATTTGGTGACATCTTCTGTGAAATTGGTGTACGTGAACTCCAGCAGTCAGCAAATGAGGCTTTCAATCAGTTTGGTGAAGCACACCGTCAAATGGAAAAGTTTGGGATCCAGATGCTGAAGAGACTAAAACCA ATCTTGAGTGACCTGGGTACATATCTGCACAAGGCCATTCCCGACACAAGGTTGACAATCAGACGATATGCCGACACGAAATTTGAATACCTCAGTTATTGCCTTAAGGTGAAGGAAATGGATGATGAAGAGATGCAGTTTGCTCAGTTGCAAGAGCCTTTGTATAGAGTGGAAACTGGAAATTATGAGTATCG acTGATTCTACGTTGCCGCCAAGATGCCAGGGCCAAATTTGCCAAACTGAGATCTGATGTTCTTGTCAAATTAGAATTGCTGGATTCAAAACACGTCCAACACCTTACTGAACAACTTACTAGACTCATATCTGGTCTTGCTACATACCACAGCCAGTGTCAGGAGCTTATGCATGACAAACATTGGTTCCCCATTGAACTGGACATGATTGGAACAACTCTCCAGTCAGATAATCGCTGTGACAGCATACAG agtgaagaggatgatgaagaattGCTGGATACTGAAGGTGCAACAGAAGCAACAGAGGCAGAGCTTGTCCAGCCACTGGCAGACCTCACCCTGAATGACAATAAGCCACAGCAGGAGGTAAAGACAGGAAACTTTGAAGACATTAACCTCTTGGGAGACTTTTAA
- the LOC125035125 gene encoding PRKCA-binding protein-like isoform X1: MWAGQPGVYEYSMLPIHDPEEYTADDMDYYSIFEDRMGMTVTSGSVNLEKDDSNLIGISIGGGAKYCPCLYVVQVFDNTAASRDGTLQSGDEITGVNGVNVKAKSKQEVAQLIQRSEGTVTIQYNKLHADPKQGKTLDIAMKKVKHRLVENMSSSTADALGLSRAILCNDSLVKKLDDLQRTEDMYGSLMDHTKRLLKAFFDLCIVYKRFGDIFCEIGVRELQQSANEAFNQFGEAHRQMEKFGIQMLKRLKPILSDLGTYLHKAIPDTRLTIRRYADTKFEYLSYCLKVKEMDDEEMQFAQLQEPLYRVETGNYEYRLILRCRQDARAKFAKLRSDVLVKLELLDSKHVQHLTEQLTRLISGLATYHSQCQELMHDKHWFPIELDMIGTTLQSDNRCDSIQSEEDDEELLDTEGATEATEAELVQPLADLTLNDNKPQQEVKTGNFEDINLLGDF, translated from the exons ATGTGGGCGGGCCAACCTGGAGTTTATGAGTATTCCATGCTACCCATTCATGATCCTGAAGAATATACAGCAGATGATATGGATTATTACTCCATATTTGAAGATCGCat GGGTATGACAGTCACCTCAGGCAGTGTCAACCTTGAGAAAGATGACAGTAACCTCATCGGCATTAGTATTGGGGGCGGAGCTAAATACTGTCCGTGTCTCTATGTTGTCCAG GTCTTTGACAACACCGCAGCATCTCGGGATGGCACCCTTCAGAGTGGAGATGAGATCACCGGGGTGAATGGAGTCAATGTGAAGGCGAAGTCTAAGCAAGAAGTGGCACAGCTCATACAGCGGTCAGAG GGTACTGTTACTATTCAGTACAACAAATTACATGCCGACCCAAAACAAGGAAAAACGTTGGACATTGccatgaaaaaagtaaaacacagaCTGGTAGAGAACATGTCTTCATCAACTGCAGACGCCCTTGGCTTGTCCCGGGCTATATTATGCAACGATTCTCTTGTGAAGAAGCTGGATGACCTTCAGAGAACAGAAGACATGTATGGGTCATTAATGGATCACACCAAGAGATTACTGAAGGCATTCTTTGACCTCTGCATTGTTTATAAAA GATTTGGTGACATCTTCTGTGAAATTGGTGTACGTGAACTCCAGCAGTCAGCAAATGAGGCTTTCAATCAGTTTGGTGAAGCACACCGTCAAATGGAAAAGTTTGGGATCCAGATGCTGAAGAGACTAAAACCA ATCTTGAGTGACCTGGGTACATATCTGCACAAGGCCATTCCCGACACAAGGTTGACAATCAGACGATATGCCGACACGAAATTTGAATACCTCAGTTATTGCCTTAAGGTGAAGGAAATGGATGATGAAGAGATGCAGTTTGCTCAGTTGCAAGAGCCTTTGTATAGAGTGGAAACTGGAAATTATGAGTATCG acTGATTCTACGTTGCCGCCAAGATGCCAGGGCCAAATTTGCCAAACTGAGATCTGATGTTCTTGTCAAATTAGAATTGCTGGATTCAAAACACGTCCAACACCTTACTGAACAACTTACTAGACTCATATCTGGTCTTGCTACATACCACAGCCAGTGTCAGGAGCTTATGCATGACAAACATTGGTTCCCCATTGAACTGGACATGATTGGAACAACTCTCCAGTCAGATAATCGCTGTGACAGCATACAG agtgaagaggatgatgaagaattGCTGGATACTGAAGGTGCAACAGAAGCAACAGAGGCAGAGCTTGTCCAGCCACTGGCAGACCTCACCCTGAATGACAATAAGCCACAGCAGGAGGTAAAGACAGGAAACTTTGAAGACATTAACCTCTTGGGAGACTTTTAA
- the LOC125035125 gene encoding PRKCA-binding protein-like isoform X3 — MENKMGMTVTSGSVNLEKDDSNLIGISIGGGAKYCPCLYVVQVFDNTAASRDGTLQSGDEITGVNGVNVKAKSKQEVAQLIQRSEGTVTIQYNKLHADPKQGKTLDIAMKKVKHRLVENMSSSTADALGLSRAILCNDSLVKKLDDLQRTEDMYGSLMDHTKRLLKAFFDLCIVYKRFGDIFCEIGVRELQQSANEAFNQFGEAHRQMEKFGIQMLKRLKPILSDLGTYLHKAIPDTRLTIRRYADTKFEYLSYCLKVKEMDDEEMQFAQLQEPLYRVETGNYEYRLILRCRQDARAKFAKLRSDVLVKLELLDSKHVQHLTEQLTRLISGLATYHSQCQELMHDKHWFPIELDMIGTTLQSDNRCDSIQSEEDDEELLDTEGATEATEAELVQPLADLTLNDNKPQQEVKTGNFEDINLLGDF; from the exons ATGGAAAACAAGAT GGGTATGACAGTCACCTCAGGCAGTGTCAACCTTGAGAAAGATGACAGTAACCTCATCGGCATTAGTATTGGGGGCGGAGCTAAATACTGTCCGTGTCTCTATGTTGTCCAG GTCTTTGACAACACCGCAGCATCTCGGGATGGCACCCTTCAGAGTGGAGATGAGATCACCGGGGTGAATGGAGTCAATGTGAAGGCGAAGTCTAAGCAAGAAGTGGCACAGCTCATACAGCGGTCAGAG GGTACTGTTACTATTCAGTACAACAAATTACATGCCGACCCAAAACAAGGAAAAACGTTGGACATTGccatgaaaaaagtaaaacacagaCTGGTAGAGAACATGTCTTCATCAACTGCAGACGCCCTTGGCTTGTCCCGGGCTATATTATGCAACGATTCTCTTGTGAAGAAGCTGGATGACCTTCAGAGAACAGAAGACATGTATGGGTCATTAATGGATCACACCAAGAGATTACTGAAGGCATTCTTTGACCTCTGCATTGTTTATAAAA GATTTGGTGACATCTTCTGTGAAATTGGTGTACGTGAACTCCAGCAGTCAGCAAATGAGGCTTTCAATCAGTTTGGTGAAGCACACCGTCAAATGGAAAAGTTTGGGATCCAGATGCTGAAGAGACTAAAACCA ATCTTGAGTGACCTGGGTACATATCTGCACAAGGCCATTCCCGACACAAGGTTGACAATCAGACGATATGCCGACACGAAATTTGAATACCTCAGTTATTGCCTTAAGGTGAAGGAAATGGATGATGAAGAGATGCAGTTTGCTCAGTTGCAAGAGCCTTTGTATAGAGTGGAAACTGGAAATTATGAGTATCG acTGATTCTACGTTGCCGCCAAGATGCCAGGGCCAAATTTGCCAAACTGAGATCTGATGTTCTTGTCAAATTAGAATTGCTGGATTCAAAACACGTCCAACACCTTACTGAACAACTTACTAGACTCATATCTGGTCTTGCTACATACCACAGCCAGTGTCAGGAGCTTATGCATGACAAACATTGGTTCCCCATTGAACTGGACATGATTGGAACAACTCTCCAGTCAGATAATCGCTGTGACAGCATACAG agtgaagaggatgatgaagaattGCTGGATACTGAAGGTGCAACAGAAGCAACAGAGGCAGAGCTTGTCCAGCCACTGGCAGACCTCACCCTGAATGACAATAAGCCACAGCAGGAGGTAAAGACAGGAAACTTTGAAGACATTAACCTCTTGGGAGACTTTTAA